Part of the Flavobacteriales bacterium genome, TAGGAATGTCAAATTTATTGGTTGTTTCTTGTGAGAAAGATGATATTTTTACAGGTTCCCAAGTCGATTTTAGTTTTTCAACAGATACTTTAATTTTCGATACCGTTTTTACCTCAGTAGGTTCTGTTACACGTAGAGTAAAAATCAGGAATCATGAAGACGAAATGGTCAAAATTTCCAATATTTATATCAATAAAACAGAAATTTCTTCTACCCAATGGAAAGTAAATATTGATGGAAACCCAACAACGAATATTAAAGATTTAGAGATTTTTCCAAATGACAGTATTTTTGTTTTCGTAGAAACTACGATCAACCCAAATGCAAATAAAGACCCATTTATTTCGGAAGCTGATTTAGTAGTTGAAGTGAATGAATCTAAGAAAAAAATTCATCTTGTAGCTTGGGGACAAAATGCCCGTTTCTATAACTATAATGCCATCGATAGTTTTTATAATAACAAAGGCGATACCTTTATTTTAAGGCATTTTAGAGTAGATACAGATACTACTTTAACTGCAGATTTACCTCATGTTTTTTATAGAAGCATTGTGGTGAGAAATAATGCTACGCTTACTATTGCCAAAGGTGCTAGAGTTCACATGCACACCAGTACCAATATTATTGTTCACCAAGGTGGAAAACTAAAAATAGAAGGAGAAGGGTTTAATGAAGACCGAGTAATTATTACCAGTACCAGAACAGATGCCGAGTATAAAAACAGACCCGGAAGATGGGGGCTTATTCGAATTTGTCAAGATGCTGGAAAATCGAGTATTAAAAATGCTGAGATAAAAAATGGAACTATTGGTTGCTATCTCGGTTCAGGATATATTGGAGAAAAATTCAATTCTGCTTTAACACCAGAGCTTTCAATAGAAAATTCGATTATTAGAAACCATACAAATCATGGTTTAATTCTTCAATCAGGAAAAGCAAATATTGACAACTCAGAAATATCAGATTGTGGTGAAACACTCATTTTTGCCTATATAGGCGGAATGTACAAAATGAATCATTTGACACTTGCAAATTATTTTAGTGGAAGAAATGCATCCTCAGTAGTTCTCACAAATCATTCTACAGACGAAGATAATGAGATCTTTGAAGAAAAAGCATTAGATTTTAGTATGAAAAATTCTATTGTATATGGTTCCTATACCAATGAATTGATTACCGATAAAAAAGATGGAGTAGGGTGGGACTATGTTTTTGAAAATAATTTAATTCGTTTTGATAACGATAAAATAGACACCTCAAATACGGCGCACTTTGTTAATAATATCTTTAACGAAGATCCAAAATTTATAGAGAGATATGATGATTTTCTTTCAAATTATCGTTTAGATTCCCTTTCGGAAGCCCAAAACAAGGCAAATATCAATTTTTCTAATAATCTCCCTATTGATCTTGATGGAAACAACCGCTTGCAAGATGGTAAACCAGATCTAGGAGCTTATGAACGAGAAGAAAACTAACAGAAAATGAAAATCACAGAATTATTTGCTGAGTATTTTAATCTCAAAGATTATCCAGGTTTTTTTGAATACTTTATTGATACAATAGGTGCTTTTCTTATTGCAATTTCTGTTTGGAGAATATTGCGTTGGACCATCAAGAAATTTGTAAAGGGTTTTGTCCAAAAAACCAAAACAAAATGGGATGATATTATGTTAGAGAAACGCGTTTTCTCTCGAATGTCTCAGGTGTTTCCAGCCTTAATTTTACAAGATAGTATCCCAAAAATTTATGTGGATTTTCCAGAGTTTGCGAATTTTTTCCACAATCTTATGGAAGCGTGGATTATTTTTGTATTTGCCCAAGTAATGATTGCCACAGTAAATGTTTTTGAACATGTGGTAAAACAGTATAACCAATTGAAAGGCAAGCCCGTTGGGAGCTATTTTCAGCTAGTGAGAATTGTCATCTATTTCTTTGCAATTATCTGGATGGTTTCTGTGGTGATACAAAAAGACCCGATGTCTATCATTGCCACATTTGGAGCTTTAACTGCCGTAATTTTATTAATTTTTAAAGATACAATTCTCGGTTTTGTAGCCAGTGTACAAATAGCCTCAAATGATATTGTAAGAATTGATGATTGGATTTCTGTACCCAAATATGGTGCAGACGGAACAGTGCTTGATATTTCTTTAAACACCGTAAAAGTGCGAAATTTTGATAAAACAATTACCACAATTCCTACTTATGCCTTAGTTTCAGATTCTTTTAAGAACTACCGTTTTATGAGCGAAAGTAAAACAAGACGGATTAAAAGATCCATCATTGTGGCATCAAGTTCTATAAAATACTGTGATGATGCTTTACTCTCAAGACTCAAAAAAATAGATATCCTACAAGATTTTTTAGAAGAAAGAATCAAAGAAATTCTAGCTCACAATAAGAGCCATGAGACCAATACAGAATTACTGATCAACGGAAGACATTTGACCAATATAGGCTTGTTTAGATTTTATATAGAATCCTTTATGGCAAATAACCCAAATATTGATAATAATTCTACCCGTATGGTGTTGCAGTTAGCTCAGAATGAAAAAGGAGTGCCTTTACAGCTTTATTGTTTTACAAATACCCCAGAATGGGAAGCTTTTGAAGGAATACAAGCCGATATTTTTGATCATATTTTTGCTGCCGCCAGCCTTTTTGAGTTAGAAATATTTCAAGAACCTTCTAGTTACGATTTGAAACAGATCAAACTTGGATAAACCCACCAGAAATATATCCAGAGTATTTACACTCTATGACCTTTGTGAGAGTATTCAGTCTGTAATTCATAGAACTTATAGTAAGACCTATTGGGTGAAAACAGAGATTGTAAAAGTCAATTTTTATCCAAAATCTGGACATTGTTATCCAGATTTAGTTCAAAAAAATGACGGCAGAGTAAAAGCACAAATTCGCTCTTTTTTATTAGGAGCTATTTACAGGAAAATCAATCATGAATTTCAAGAAAAATGTGGGAGTCCACTAAAATCTGGAATGAAGGTTCTGATGCAAGTTAAACCTCAATTTCATCCAGTGAGAGGCGTTTCTTTGCAAATTCTAGATATAGATCCTAGTTTTACCTTAGGAGAAATGGCTTTGCAAAAGAAAATGGCATTGGCTAAGCTAGAAAAAGAAGGTCTATTAAATAAGAATAAACAACTCTATTTTCCTTTGGTGCCCAAACGGATTGCCGTAATCTCGGTAGTATCTTCAAAAGGTTATCAAGATTTTAAGAAAATTATTGACCAAAATGCTCAGAGATTCCCTATTCATTTGGAGCTTTTTCCTGCTCTTTTACAAGGAGATGAAGCTATTATGTCTATCCAGAATCAATTAAAGAAAATTCAGGCAAGAAGAGCGTTTTTTGATCTAGTTTGTATTATCCGTGGGGGAGGAGGAGAAGTAGGACTGGCTTGTTATGACGATTTTGAGTTAGCAAAATCAGTTGCAAATTTTCCTTTACCATTGTTTACAGGAATCGGACATGCTGCCAATAAAACAGTAACGGAAATTGTGGCTCATAAATCATTTATAACACCCACCGATTTAGCTTTTGAAATTATCCAGAAGTATATCAATCAAGAGGTTCTTTTGAATGAATTAGAAGAAAATCTAGGAAGATCTTTACAGTTTCAAATAGAAGATCAAAAGGAGTATTTGAAAGGGTTGACTTATCATTTCCCAAGAAAGGTTCAAGCTAAATTATTTGACCAAAAAGAAATTCTAAAAGATCTCACTTCAAAATTGAACTTCAATGCTCAAAATTTATTTTGGAATAAAAAAGCTGATTTAAAAGACTTTGAAACGACCTTGTTACAAGATTCTAAAAAAATATTATCACAAAATAAAGAGGAGCTCCAAGAATTTTCTATGCGTAATAAGTCAGCACTTGTTCGTAAATTTACCCATGAAAAGAGTGAATTAGATTTGGCACAAAAAGTGGTTAAAATGATGCATCCTAACCGTATTCTTGCAAAAGGATTTGCTATTGTGCATCAAAATGGGGAAATTATAAACTCCAGTAAAAAGGTTTCATTGGATCAATCTATTGAAATTCAAATGAAAGACGGAAGTATTCACGCAAAAATCAATAAACATGGGAACTAAAAAATTCTCTTATTCAGAAGGTTTTAAAGAGCTACAGAAAATTGTAGAAGAAATAGAAAACGAAGAAATTTCGGTAGATGAACTGGTAGCTAAAGTTGAAAAAGCATCACAGTTATTAGAAAAATGCCGTGCCGTTTTACATAAAACCGAAGAAGAAATTGAAAAAATTTTAGATCCTAAAGATCAAAAGAAAGATTCATGAGAGTTATAGATATCATAGATAAAAAAAAGATAGGAGCGGAGCTTACAGAAGAAGAAATCCGTTTTGTACTCGAAGGATTTGACAAAGGAATCGTACCCGATTATCAAATGTCTGCTTGGCTCATGGCAGTTTATTTTCAAGGTATGACAGATGAAGAAACTTATTTCCTAACAAAAATCTTGATTGATTCTGGAGATACCTTTGATTTCCCAGGAGTAGATGGTGTGCTTGTAGACAAACATTCCACAGGAGGAGTGGGAGATAAGATTACTTTGGCTCTATTGCCACTTATGGCTTCACTAGGGATTAAAATGGCAAAACTGAGTGGTAGAGGCTTGGGTTACACAGGAGGAACTATTGACAAATATGAATCTATAATAGACTGGGAATGGGCAGAAAGTGAAGAGGATATGATTGATTGTATGAATGAAATAGGTTTTTCGTGTATGCAAGCTTCAAAGAATATTCTTCCACTGGAGAAAAAACTCTATGTTTTGCGTGATGCAACGGCAACCATTAATGCGCTACCACTCATGGTGAGTTCTATTCTTTCTAAGAAATTAGCACTACGTTCTGATGTCATTTTGATTGACTTAAAAGTGGGGGAAGGTGCCTTTATCAAAGACGTAAATAGAGCAAGATTATTGGCTGAAAAAATGAAACTTACCGCCGATAGATTCGGAAGAAAAATTGTGGTAATGCTCACCTCCATGGATGATGTTTTGGGATATAATATCGGAAATAGAAATGAACTTGTAGAAGCCAAAGAAACGCTTGCAGGTAGGGTTCACAATAATTTTTCTGAGCTATTATTTAAAATGGCAAAAGAAATTTTACACCAAGTGTATCCGCAAAAATCTGAAACAGCCATCGATCAAGAAATTCAAAAGGTGATTAATAACGGTGATGCCTATGATAAATTTAAGGCTTTTATTGAATACGGAAAAGGAGATAACCGCTATTTGATGCGAGAAAGTGTAGATGAAGAATTTGCTTTGCACAAGAAATATGTATTGGCTCATCAATCGGGATATATTCAAAAAGTACAGGTAGAAGAAATCGGACTTACTTCTATGAAAATAGGCTCGGGAAGAGCCACAAAAGAAGATAGAATCTTATACAGCGCAAGTATCCGTATGCGTGTAAAACTGGGCGAATATATTGAAAAAGGAAGACCGATGATGGTTCTGTTCTCTCCTGTTTCTATAGAAGACAAGGTCTCTTTAGATTCCAAAAAATACTTTGTAATTGGAGATGAACCAATAGAAGAAAAAGAAATTGTTTTGGGAGTGATTAAATAAATTTTTGAAATTCCGAAATCTACTTTCTATGTTGAAATTAGTTCTTTGGAAGAGAATCTGGAGTTTTGTTAGTGGACTTATTTTCTTTTTTGATTCTGATATTTTGACTATGATTCACCGCGTTTAGAATGTATTCTATTGACCAATCCGTTGTACGCTGAAAATCGAAATTTCTGTTACAGAGCCCACGTCTAAGGATATTGTAGATTTCTGTAGAAACTTTAATAAGTTTCTCAAGTTCATCCAAAGAAACTAGTGGAGGGTCCTTTTTAGGATCATAATGAGCATGAACTTGATTTCTAAGGTTTTCTATTTTCTCTATTTGTGTTTTGCTATTTTTTAAACATTTTTTAATTTTTTTTACAGCATTTTTTACATCCTCCTCATTCTTAAACAGTCCATTATGGATTTCCTTTGCGTTTTTGGATAGCTTGTGTTGAATGTATTTATCATATTTCTCATTTTTCAATCGATTTAAAAGTTTATGAATATTAATTTTTTGAGTTTTATTATTTGAAGATAAAACTTTTGAGAGTTGAATAATCATTATAACATTCAATTGATAATAGTAGTGTCTAAAAAAGCCGTGAAGTGCTTTCTTTTGTTTATCCTCTAGTGAATTCAATACCTTAGCATTATTGATGGATATATTTAAATCCACCAATATATTATGTAGATTGTCAAAGTACGTAATTAATTCATTGATTTTTAATCCCATTTCTTTTATAATTTTTTACTAAAAGTAATTTTTTTTTTGATATTAAATTGTAAGAGAATAAAAATTTCAATTATTATCTTTAAAATTCTCATTTTGATACTTTCTGTAACTTGATAATATTGTTTCTTTTTCAATAGCTGTAAGTCCAAAATCAACCTTCATTTTGGGTGGTAAAGAGGGAATACGTTCATCAATCATTAGTACATTTTGAATCAAATATTCTCCAATTTTTTTATCCCTAATAATACAACCAAATTGGTACTCCACTGTGTACACCGTATCTTGGATTGCTTTCAATATCAATTCAGCTTTATTAGAATATTTCTTTTTTTTTAAAAGCCCCTCGTATGCAATTGTTTTTACAGTGCCATTTGGATATTCTGCCAGTTTTAGAAGTTCCGATTCCGTTGCGTTTTCCATTATCCAATGCCTTCTATTAAATTTACTTGTAATTTCATATAATTCTGCGACTTTAATAGAATCTTTTACTTCTTTTCTAATTCCGTTCCAATTATAACTCCAACTAGGTTCGTAATTTGTCACAAAAGCAGTAATAATTCCAATTCCAGCAATTGTCAGAATCGGAAATACGGCTAAAAATTGATTCCGTTTTTGATTATTTCTATATCTTTTTTTCATATTGACTAACACGAGTGTTATAATGTTTCAAAAGCCTTTTTGTTTTTTGGGTTGATATATGAGAAATCGAATTTTAAGCTAATAAAGCCCTTTTCTATGCCCCATATTATAGCCTTCAGACTTTGTTCTGCGAGTATTTTAAGAATTTGTTATGTACTTTCTTCTATAATACATTTCAATTCCAATAATAGTCATTATTTCTGCGGCTATTGATAAATATGAACCCTCGAATCCAAAACCTCCGCCGTTCATCAAATTTTCTTGATTTGTACCAAACTCTATAATCGAATAAAAGTCTTGTCCACTTACATTAAAACCCAAAAGAGTTTGAAACAAATTCCAGCTTAAATGCATGGCAATAGGGAACCATAAGTTCTTTGAATAAATATAAGGTAAACCAAGGGTTATTCCTGCTAAAAATAAATCAAATAATGAGAACAAACTAATACTCGGGTTAGTGATATGTATTAAGGCGAACAAAAGTGACGAAATAATCAACGCAATGTATTTATTAAATGAGGTCATTAAATTTTTCAAAATATAACCACGACAAAGAGTCTCCTCAATCAAAGCAACAACTGTAAATAGAGATATTGAAACTAAAAGTTCTTTTAAATCAAAATGTATTTTTATAAAAAATATTTCATTCAGTTGGATTAAAATTATATATCCCAAGGACATAATAATTAAACCTATAAGTATACCAACTATAAATTCTTTTAATCTACCATTAGTCTGGAAACCAAGCTCAAAAAAGTGTTCTTTGTCTATGTATTTCATAAATAGCCAGAGAAGTAAAAATGTCCCAAGTAAATCAAAAATACTTATTACTAATTGCTGATTTGAAGTTTCATTAGATTCAATACTTGTAAAGTCTGCTCCCGAAATTTGAGCACCAATTAGTTGAAACACTCCCACAATAACCACATAAGGAATTATTAATAATAATATCCTTTGCCATCCTGTTATCTTACCTTTTTCTATATTCATTACTAATTATATACAATGAAATTTACTCAAAAACTCCATAATTATCTTCTTGACTCATCTCCTGAGATTCATTGGCTTTAAGCCACCATTTTTTCTTTCTGTTCCTAAATTACATTCTTTTTTCCGATAAAGGATTTCAAATAACCTTTTGATGCCTCAGAAGTTTTTGTTGGACTGGCTTATAGCCTTTAGGCGTTGTTCTGCGAGTAATCTGAATACACAAGTTAAAATAGTAGTTATTTTAAATACTATTGCCTTACGCTTTCGATTAATGGAAATTTCATTCTTTTCTTTTGCCAATCTACTAATTTGAATAATTGACATAATGAATAGAATCAATACAAGACCAAATCATTCAAATGCAAAGTGTTGTTTATTAATATTGTAGATTTTTTTTTAAAAATACAACTATTCAAACTTTTATCCTATTTTTCAATTCTATACAGTAATAACTCCTCATCATCATTTGGAATTCTAGTTGTTCCAATAAGTTTTAGACCGAGTTTTTCTAAAAGTTTTTGAGAAGAAATATTCTCTTTCATCGTAATAGCACTGATGATCTGAATATCAAATTCACGAGAAGCAATTTCCATTAATTTATTTGATGACTCAAATGCATAACCCATTTTTTCATATTCGGGAAGAAATGCAAATCCTATATCAATTCCTTCTAAACCTTCTCTATCATATAATCCACAAGTTCCAATTTTTTGATTGTCTTGTTTTGTAATTAAAGTATAATTTGAATAGCCAAGTCTTTCTAATTGTGGAATCATTTTTTCTTTTATATATTCTTTTGCATGTTCAACTGATTTAATGTTTCTATCTCCAATAAATTTCAACCATTTTGGTGTGTTTAGTAGTTTGAAAATAAATTCAGAATCACTTTCATTTGTAGGTCTTATAGTGAGCCTCTCTGTCTCAAAAGATTGATATTTCATTTTCATCAATTGTTATAACGATTTATATGATTGTTCGTTGAGTGATTTAACGGCTATCTATCAAAAGTACATAAAAACTATAAAATTCCTTAATTTTTAGCAAGTTAAAGATTTCAAAAAAGACCTTTGAACATTCAAAAATCTTTTGATATTTTCTAATAAAGTCCTGTTTAGAAGGATTTGTTAATGCGGATTGTTTTCAGGACAGATTATCTAGTTCAGATTTTGCCCTGCGAGGAATTTAGAGACTGGTTATTATGTGTCGTTCTTTTTTAATCTGCTTCTTCACTATTAATTCTCCAAGGCGGGTTCAGTCGATTTTCTCCTCCGTAAAATAATATCAGTTGATTTCCATCAACATCTTTTAATCTAGCTTCTCTCCAAAGCCAACTTTGGTCTGTCGGTTCTAGGTCAAATTGAATTCCGTTCTTTTTTAATTGCTTAACTTGTTCATCAAGGTTTTCACACTCAAAATAGACATATATTCCATCTCCTTGGGGTAATTTTTTCGTCTGATGAATTGAAAAAGTAGAGTTCCCATTTGGACATTCAAATCGTGCATAATGAGGAAGAGCCTCAACAATCAATTTTAGTCCTAATTTTTCATAAAATGGAATTGATTTTGTTAAGTCTAATGAGGGAACAGTTATTTGGTTTAAGTTCATTTTCTATCGTTTACGTTTCATTACTTCACACAACGGTAATGAGAAGAGTAGGACGTAGCGACAGTAAGTCTTCCTTCTTATTTATTATGTGCGCCTTGAATGGTAAATATAATCCTTTTCGAAAAGAAAATGATGTTCCCAATGGTTTACAGCCCCTGATACGAGGAAGTAACGATACTAAATAAAGTAAGTGTGGCAAGGTTGTTACCCCAGTTCCCGCCAACGAAAACACACAGTAAGTTGCTCCTGCCAATTTTTAATTGGTAGCCGTACTGAGAAATAAAAAACTACAAAGCACTCAACAAATAATCATTGAGTGTTTTGTTTTTCTTATAAAAAGGTAATTTGGTTTGATTATCTGTGTTAGAAATTGGTGGGAGCGAGGGTACGGTTATTTATTATATTCAATAATTATTGGTTTTGCTATATTTTCAATTCTTCTAATTTGATTTTTAGTCAGAAATCTATAGGACGAAGGTCTTAATGTAATATCATCACCCCGCTGTGAAATCAATTCTATTAATATTTCCTTTACAATCACTTCCTTTGAAAGTTTTTTTGCAGAAATATTTAATTGTGAGTTTAAAAATTCAAATCTAACTGGTCTTGGAAATCTTGATTTATGGGGCTCTTGATTTTGAATATGAACAATTTTTATTCCTTTTGATAAATTTGGAATTATCTCAAATAGCTTTTTAATTTCTTTAGTTGAAATAAGATAATTTTCATTATCTTTTAATTTGTCAAATATAACTTTCACTGCTTTATATTTTTGTAGTTTATCTTTCAATTTTCACTCCGATAATTGCTTTAAGGTTGTTTCCTTGATAATCAGCAATTTTATAAGTAGAAATAATAAGGTCACAATTTTGTTTTATGAGCAATCAGAACTCTTAGTTATTATCAACAGTTTTTTCTTTTTAATAATCGGTTACAGTATACGACCATTTCTGATCTGTCGAAAAATTTATTTGTCCTTTAAATACAAAGTCGTAAATATCTGATTCAACCGTCCAAATATCTTTATCCTTACGTATAAATGTTATTTTTTCTGCCTTGTCTAATGGGTTTATTCCATTGTCTGGAGCAAAAGCAATTAGTTGCCAAAAAAGTCTTGAATTAGAAGGATTCTCAGGTGACACTAAAGTATCTAAAGTATCGAGTTCTATGAGCAGAGATTGAATGCTATATATGTCTGTCAGTTCCTTTCCTTCCTTGAATACTGGATTTTTCTCAGTCGTCACGACAAAGACATGATTGTGTCCTTCTGCGATCTTGTATTCATTTTCAACAGTATCAATGTCAAGAGTCGAATTTTCGAATGTCTTTAAAGTTGTACTGATTTCCCAATGGTCAACATAGTCGCTAATATTCATATTGTCTGATTGGATACAACTTGTTAAAAGTAGTATCAAGGCTGTCACTATTACTATTAAATTCTTCATTGTCTTTTTAATGCCATATAACGGATCGACTGTATCGAGAGTACTTACGATGGAAACTTTCTCTGATCACAGCGGTTTTCCCTTAAATATGTTTGTTAATTTACTCCAAAGAATTGACTTACTTTTTCTTTGATTCAAATAATTCTACACAAATATGCCATTGTAGAAGTTCTGTGAATTTATCGTAGTTAATCAATTTTTTGTTTCTTTTTCTACTTGTATGTGAGCCCATTTTAAAGGTTGATCATCGTTTTTATTGTTTAAGATACATTCAAAAAGGTTTGATTTATCTTCAAATGGACCTACAAATTTCCAATTTAAATACCCTGTGTCCCATAATTTGTTTGCCAGTATAAGAGCAGTGTACACTAGGTTTTTATTATCTGACTCAGACGTTTCAATTTTGAAGTCTGCTTGAAATTGGTTATCAATTTTGTGGTATCTATTGATTTTTATGTCAATAAGCCTATGTCCGATTTTACCTTCATATAGATTTATATATTTCTCAAGTTTTCTCTTGATTTTTGTTTGAAAGTTTATTGTGAATCTTATTGTCGTCATTTTATTCTTATGCATCTAACCGTTAAGTATATGGCGCGTTTTAATACATTTTTACATAGTGCATGTATCACGAATGGTAAATTTAATCCTTTTCGAAAAGAAAATGATGTTCCCAATGGTTTAAAGTCCCTGATGCGAGGAAGTGACGATACTAAATAAAGTAAGTGGCAAGGTTGTTACCTGTAAGGGTAGGGTATCACCACAAAAAGACTTGTACAACGTGAATTTATAAGTCTATCAAACTACTCTCCCAAGTAAGTATCATTATTGAACCGCCGTATACGAGACCCGTACGTACGGTGGTGTATTCAGTTGTTTTAATTTTATAGGTTTTCATGAATCGCTTCGCTTATTTGAGAGGCGAACTCCATCAGTTTAGTTGGCGGAGCGGTCTACTCGATTGTGGTGTCGTTTTAATTTTTTAAGCAATTCTAATCACTCGACACTTTTGACATAAAGGATATTCTTTTAGTAAGGGTTTGATTCGATTGTGCATTTCATCAAAACTTTCTCCATACAAGTATAAAGAAGTTTCTTCTCCTTCCCAATAACTCGCAATGTGACCTGTTTTAAAATCACCCAATAGACGTTCTATTTCTTGATATACAAAATTCACATCGCAGTCTTTGTAAATTGCTTCATCTAAATCTTTACCATTTAAGTATAGTCCTAAACCTTGATGAACTCCAAAAGGTATTTTTCTAACCTCTGTATTTTTATTCTTAGGGTAAATAATTATTTGCGAGCCTATAGGTGTTAACATAGCTTCCATTACACCCATAATAGCTTCAATGTTTTCGTCAGAATCTTCGGCAAGCTGTATTTCTATATCACAAGATGCTATTTCTCCATTTGGTTCTTGTAATGTTCCGCCACCTGTAACTTCTGCTTCAAAATCTAATTTTTTCAACGCCTCTTGCAATGCATCTTCTAAATCATGTCGATGCAATGGTTGTAATTTCGCGTTCAAATTTATCGTTAAGTTCAGCATAATATTTTCCTTAAGCTATTTCTGTTTCTTTTTTTGAAGTACCGCCAATGGACTTGGCTATGCACAGAACGGGATTTAGTAGGTGTTTATTTTGCCTAGTCACCGAACCTGCGAGCCACTTTTTATATTGTTATTTTTTTGAACTAAGTTACAAAATTTGCGAGCGTTGCAGGTAATCAAACCCCTTGGCATAAGAACCTAACACCCGTATTGGGTATAGGCGTTGTTTAACTAAAACCCATTTCATGGGTAGCTTTTCTCAAAAGTACATAAAACTACAAAATTCTCTAATTTTAAGAAATTTAAAGATCATGAAAAAATCCCGATGTTTCGGGATCTTCAGATTTGCTCTGCGAGCAATCCAAAGACTTAGTTATTGTAGCTCGTTTTTTTTAGAAGTATGTTTTTACTGCAAATTCAAACTGCGTTATAAAAATTTCTTTAAATCTTGATATGTTGTTCTGTTCGTAGAAGAGTAGCATAGCTTTTTTATAATCAATTGAGTCAACCGTTCTAAATGATAATGGACAATAGTTTTCGTTCATTAAAATTGCGTTGCTTACAATTCGAGCAGTTCTTTTGTTTCCATCCATAAATGGTTGTATATAAGAAATTAAAACTAGTGTTAGTAGTGCTTTTTCAAATATGCTTTTCTTTGAGTTTATTAACATACAAGTTTGCTCTAAAGCCTCTAAAATCTGAAATTGATTCTCGAGAGGTCTGTAATTTGTTCCTGAAATACCAACTCTTCGTTTTCTTAAATTTCTTTCAACTCCAAGTTCTTTCATTAAAACACTATGAATATCCTCAATTGTTGAAACAGATAAAGGATGCAAGTAATCTGAGTTTTTAATGATAAAATCTAAGGCGTCTTTGTGGTTTAAAAGCATAGTTGCTTCTTCCTTGGTTTTTCCAGAGGCGGTTTCTTTTTCTTTCAAAAGTCTCTCTGTTTCGAGCAAAGAATAGGTATTCCCTTCAATTTGAGAAGATTTCCAGCTTAAATCGATTGCTAATCTA contains:
- a CDS encoding Fic family protein is translated as MNSQREIEIIEFLKSNDKSSSKEIFDNLELNLSYATLKRLLNKLKEENKLETVGQGKGTKYIISASYGLLESIDLDNYYKKEIDERKIKESFNLSVITETLNKHSVFTKTELEKLDYLQKKYESNIQQLSEKEYKKELDRLAIDLSWKSSQIEGNTYSLLETERLLKEKETASGKTKEEATMLLNHKDALDFIIKNSDYLHPLSVSTIEDIHSVLMKELGVERNLRKRRVGISGTNYRPLENQFQILEALEQTCMLINSKKSIFEKALLTLVLISYIQPFMDGNKRTARIVSNAILMNENYCPLSFRTVDSIDYKKAMLLFYEQNNISRFKEIFITQFEFAVKTYF